In one Silene latifolia isolate original U9 population chromosome 10, ASM4854445v1, whole genome shotgun sequence genomic region, the following are encoded:
- the LOC141605530 gene encoding protein WHAT'S THIS FACTOR 1 homolog, chloroplastic: MRFKRPFLGCLGILTPNPSRNTYCMFIQFRQKTSGGKKPKKKVYFREHELDKVMELQKKPALILELKDIIQSQKNQCILVRDLEKEVGFIRKWNCMAVIEKYPTIFRVGGGNSSPISVSLTEKARRVVAEEEEARMLMEPILVKNLRKLLMLTVDCRLPLDNVELIEAELGLPKDFKKSLIPKYPQFFSVKDVNGKDYLHLESWDSSLAVTAREEKLAQEGVLKNVERGKKVMISRDGNYSGPHAFRICYPAGFRPNTSFLEELRKWQRTDFPSPYLNARRFDPADPRTRKRVIAVLHELLSLTISKRMTSVQMHAFNSELYLPARLLLCLIKHHGIFYITNKGVRSTVFLKEAYDGSNLIEKGPLLRFNDKFVALTGRREPGLHHEINLNRT; encoded by the coding sequence ATGCGCTTCAAAAGACCCTTTTTGGGTTGTCTTGGTATACTGACTCCAAACCCATCTCGCAATACATACTGTATGTTCATTCAATTCAGGCAAAAAACAAGCGGAGGGAAGAAACCCAAGAAAAAAGTGTATTTTAGAGAACATGAACTTGACAAAGTTATGGAGCTGCAGAAGAAACCAGCTCTTATACTTGAGCTCAAAGACATAATTCAATCCCAGAAAAACCAATGTATACTTGTTAGGGACCTTGaaaaggaggtgggttttattcGAAAATGGAACTGTATGGCTGTTATTGAGAAGTACCCTACAATCTTTCGCGTCGGTGGTGGTAACAGTAGTCCCATCTCTGTTAGTCTTACGGAGAAAGCTCGAAGGGTTGTAGCCGAAGAAGAGGAAGCTAGGATGCTTATGGAGCCAATACTAGTTAAAAATCTCAGGAAGTTGTTGATGTTAACAGTTGACTGCAGGCTCCCATTGGATAATGTTGAGCTTATCGAAGCTGAATTGGGTTTGCCTAAAGATTTTAAGAAGTCATTGATTCCCAAGTACCCTCAGTTCTTTTCTGTGAAAGATGTGAATGGGAAAGATTATTTACATTTGGAGAGTTGGGATTCTTCATTGGCAGTAACTGCTCGCGAGGAGAAACTAGCTCAAGAAGGGGTCTTGAAAAATGTAGAGAGAGGGAAAAAAGTTATGATATCAAGGGACGGGAATTACTCGGGTCCTCATGCTTTTCGCATTTGCTATCCTGCTGGATTTAGGCCGAATACAAGTTTCCTTGAGGAACTTCGAAAGTGGCAGAGAACGGATTTTCCTTCACCTTACTTGAATGCAAGGAGGTTTGATCCAGCTGATCCCAGGACTAGGAAAAGGGTTATCGCTGTTCTCCATGAGCTTCTTAGTTTGACCATTTCAAAGAGGATGACATCTGTTCAAATGCACGCGTTCAATTCCGAGTTGTACTTACCGGCTAGGTTATTACTTTGCTTAATCAAGCACCATGGTATCTTTTATATCACCAACAAGGGTGTTAGGAGTACTGTGTTTCTTAAGGAAGCTTATGATGGTTCaaatttgattgaaaaagggCCTTTATTGAGATTCAACGACAAATTTGTAGCACTTACTGGCAGGAGAGAACCTGGTTTGCATCATGAGATCAATTTAAATAGGACATGA